The Agrobacterium cucumeris genome has a segment encoding these proteins:
- a CDS encoding acyltransferase family protein, whose amino-acid sequence MRILLISGIVFVHVPHDAETSPFLGLYGFFDWLRVFLGDALFRIGVPCLSAISGYLLFRRGMSGFDYPATIRSKSKTVLLPFLLWNGALFAAVLLIQLFDLGVGYFPDLWNASPREIISHGTALEELPVNVPLYFLRDLFVCILLSPVLAFLMRRFALPTLAILLIITAMPDLTIFIVQKKSILFSFSLGIALALHRVDVKALDPYAVPIMALTFAASAMLATGLYFTGPEFTFWLNMSRNLLAVFGALGFWVSSSILIRSRLGQRLAETGSLSFWIFCAHYPLLVIMWMVWNRGGPDFYPAFYISATLSAFAILVVSNAQTRKYLPAVYGVLTGSRNGKSKPKADFAAKRGAIIGPPTSETLYSQRQR is encoded by the coding sequence ATGCGCATATTGTTGATTTCAGGAATCGTGTTCGTCCATGTGCCGCACGATGCCGAAACCAGCCCATTTCTTGGCCTTTATGGCTTCTTTGACTGGCTGCGGGTTTTTCTGGGAGATGCGCTGTTTCGCATTGGCGTGCCCTGTCTCAGCGCCATTTCCGGTTACCTGCTGTTTCGCCGCGGCATGAGCGGTTTCGATTATCCGGCGACGATCCGCTCCAAGTCGAAAACCGTGCTGCTGCCCTTCCTTCTGTGGAATGGCGCACTGTTTGCCGCCGTGCTGCTTATCCAGCTGTTCGACCTTGGCGTCGGCTATTTCCCTGATCTGTGGAACGCCAGCCCGCGGGAAATCATTAGTCACGGAACGGCGCTTGAAGAGCTGCCGGTCAACGTGCCGCTGTATTTCCTGCGTGATCTCTTTGTCTGCATTCTGCTGTCGCCGGTGCTTGCCTTTCTGATGCGCCGTTTCGCGCTGCCAACGCTGGCAATCCTGCTCATCATCACCGCCATGCCTGATTTGACGATCTTCATCGTTCAGAAGAAATCCATCCTTTTCAGTTTTTCGCTCGGCATTGCACTTGCCCTGCATCGGGTCGATGTCAAGGCACTCGATCCTTACGCCGTGCCGATCATGGCGCTGACCTTTGCCGCTTCGGCCATGCTGGCCACCGGCCTTTATTTCACCGGCCCGGAATTCACCTTCTGGCTCAACATGTCGCGCAATCTTTTGGCCGTCTTCGGCGCGCTCGGCTTCTGGGTCTCTTCCTCGATACTGATCCGCAGCCGGCTTGGCCAGCGGCTTGCCGAGACCGGCAGCCTGAGCTTCTGGATATTCTGCGCCCATTATCCGTTGCTCGTCATCATGTGGATGGTGTGGAACAGGGGCGGGCCGGATTTCTATCCCGCCTTCTATATCAGCGCGACGCTGTCGGCCTTTGCCATTCTGGTGGTCAGCAACGCCCAGACCCGCAAATACCTGCCGGCCGTCTATGGCGTATTGACGGGAAGCCGCAACGGCAAATCCAAGCCGAAAGCCGATTTTGCGGCAAAACGGGGCGCCATCATCGGCCCGCCCACATCCGAAACACTTTATTCGCAACGACAGAGGTGA
- a CDS encoding glycosyltransferase family 2 protein, which produces MEGRGNSGIRTLIVIPCLNEATTIEGLLNKFTVAMQGRLFRIVVADGGSTDGTRDIVTAFAAKDERVTLLANPKRIQSAGINLAVATFGEDFDYLIRIDAHGDYPDDYCQRLIEDAERTGADSVVVAMDTVGHGLFQKATAIAQNSKLGNGGSKHREGAKGHWIDHGHHALMRIAAFDAVGGYDESFSHNEDAELDFRLRKSGFRIWMTDKTRMTYYPRASVMPLFRQYLAYGRGRAKNLLKHRSIPKIRQMIPLAVLPVSIFALLSLVHWAALIPLGLWIAACVGYGLWMAIGQKNPYGPLAAFSAMVMHLAWSTGFWLELLKFRGRKAVS; this is translated from the coding sequence ATGGAAGGTCGTGGCAATTCCGGCATCAGAACATTGATCGTCATTCCCTGCCTCAACGAGGCAACTACGATCGAAGGGCTGCTCAACAAGTTCACCGTCGCAATGCAGGGGCGTCTTTTCCGCATCGTGGTTGCCGATGGCGGCAGTACGGATGGAACACGCGATATCGTCACCGCCTTTGCGGCAAAGGACGAGCGCGTCACGCTGCTTGCCAATCCGAAGCGCATCCAGAGCGCCGGTATCAACCTTGCCGTCGCCACCTTCGGCGAGGATTTCGATTATCTCATCCGCATCGATGCCCATGGCGATTATCCCGATGATTATTGCCAGCGGCTGATCGAGGATGCGGAGCGCACCGGCGCGGATTCCGTTGTCGTCGCCATGGATACGGTCGGCCACGGCCTGTTCCAGAAGGCGACGGCCATCGCCCAGAATTCCAAGCTCGGCAATGGCGGCTCCAAGCACCGCGAAGGCGCGAAAGGCCACTGGATAGACCATGGCCACCACGCATTGATGCGGATTGCCGCTTTCGATGCAGTCGGCGGTTATGACGAGAGCTTCAGCCACAATGAGGATGCCGAGCTGGACTTCCGGCTGCGCAAATCCGGTTTCCGCATCTGGATGACCGACAAGACCCGCATGACCTATTATCCGCGCGCCAGCGTCATGCCGCTGTTCCGGCAATATCTCGCCTATGGCCGCGGCCGGGCGAAGAACCTGTTGAAACATCGCTCCATTCCGAAAATCCGCCAGATGATTCCGCTCGCCGTCCTGCCGGTCTCCATCTTTGCCTTGCTGTCGCTTGTGCACTGGGCCGCACTTATTCCGCTTGGCCTCTGGATCGCCGCATGTGTCGGTTATGGCTTGTGGATGGCAATTGGTCAGAAAAACCCATACGGCCCGCTCGCCGCCTTTTCGGCGATGGTGATGCATCTGGCCTGGTCCACCGGCTTCTGGCTGGAACTCCTGAAATTCCGGGGAAGAAAGGCTGTCTCATGA
- a CDS encoding glycosyltransferase family 2 protein yields MENLAPSPDISFVIAAYNAADTIEAAVQSALGQQGVTLEVIVVDDRSTDDTIALVEGIAVIDPRVRLLALAENLGPGGARNAGIEAATGRWIAVLDSDDVIRPERSACMMCRAEAAGAAIAVDNLDVVYTDGRPMETMFPEEFLEERAVLTLEDFISSNILFRATFNFGYMKPMFRRDFLNAEGLRFREDIRIGEDYILLASALATGGLCVIEPKPGYIYNIREGSISRVLELHHVEAMMRADQEFLSHYTLLPAAMDAQQARARSLQLAHNFLTLVENIKSRSVLGALKTTIRDPAVLGHLRMPIAVRLRRLRDAMFAPAANTGVKRQIS; encoded by the coding sequence ATGGAGAACCTTGCCCCGTCGCCCGATATCAGCTTCGTCATCGCCGCCTATAATGCCGCCGATACGATTGAAGCCGCCGTTCAAAGCGCGCTCGGCCAGCAGGGTGTGACGCTGGAAGTGATCGTCGTCGACGACCGTTCCACCGATGACACCATTGCACTCGTGGAAGGTATCGCCGTCATCGACCCGCGTGTCCGCCTGCTTGCTCTTGCCGAAAATCTCGGACCGGGCGGTGCCCGCAATGCCGGCATCGAAGCCGCGACCGGACGCTGGATCGCGGTGCTCGATTCCGACGATGTCATTCGCCCGGAGCGTTCCGCCTGCATGATGTGCCGGGCGGAAGCCGCAGGTGCGGCGATTGCGGTCGATAATCTCGATGTCGTCTATACCGATGGCAGGCCGATGGAGACGATGTTTCCGGAAGAGTTTCTGGAGGAACGGGCGGTTCTCACCCTTGAGGACTTCATTTCCTCCAACATCCTGTTCCGCGCCACTTTCAACTTTGGCTATATGAAGCCGATGTTCCGGCGCGATTTCCTCAATGCCGAGGGACTGCGTTTCCGCGAGGATATCCGCATTGGCGAGGATTACATCCTGCTCGCCTCGGCGCTCGCCACCGGTGGTCTCTGCGTCATCGAACCTAAACCGGGTTACATCTACAATATCCGCGAAGGCTCGATTTCGCGCGTGCTCGAGCTTCATCACGTCGAAGCGATGATGCGGGCGGATCAGGAATTCCTGAGCCATTACACTTTGCTGCCGGCCGCCATGGATGCGCAGCAGGCGAGAGCCCGCAGCCTGCAGCTGGCACATAATTTTTTGACATTGGTGGAAAACATCAAGAGCCGTTCGGTACTCGGCGCCTTGAAGACCACGATAAGGGATCCTGCCGTGCTGGGGCATTTGCGAATGCCGATTGCAGTGCGGCTGAGGAGGCTGCGGGACGCCATGTTTGCGCCCGCAGCAAATACAGGGGTGAAAAGACAGATTTCGTGA
- a CDS encoding glycosyltransferase family 4 protein, with product MTHVLYLAHDLSDPAIRRRVLTLLAGGARVTLAGFRRGQNRLAEIEGVIPVVLGETADGQFLQRMAAVAKASLSLGKTLHDIPTPDVILARNLEMLALAKRAMSIYARQPALVYECLDIHRLLLNKGKPGQMLNAAQRYFARDAKLLVTSSPAFVEHYFKPVSGLNLPVLLQENKVLALDTTVAATPQPRPPAPGEPWKIGWFGALRCRKSLEILAEFAKRMDGRVEIILRGRPAYSEFSDFDGFVAAAPHVHFHGPYKNPEDLAAIYNEVQFTWAIDFFEEGQNSSWLLPNRLYEGCLYGTLPIALAGTETARFINRRDIGFVLQNARPEDLAALFGQMTPQTYADAFDTLSAIDSKQWLTDRDDCRQLVQHLSSLAKSASGHAREAQFSPV from the coding sequence ATGACCCATGTTCTATATCTCGCGCATGATCTGTCGGACCCCGCCATTCGCCGGCGGGTGCTGACCCTGCTTGCGGGTGGGGCGCGCGTCACGCTGGCCGGCTTCCGGCGCGGACAGAACCGGCTGGCAGAGATTGAAGGCGTCATACCCGTTGTGCTTGGGGAAACCGCCGACGGGCAGTTTCTGCAGCGCATGGCGGCGGTAGCGAAAGCCAGCCTTTCGCTGGGCAAAACCCTGCACGATATCCCCACGCCCGATGTCATTCTTGCCAGAAACCTGGAAATGCTGGCGCTGGCAAAACGCGCCATGTCGATCTATGCCCGGCAGCCGGCGCTGGTTTATGAATGTCTCGACATTCACCGCCTGCTTCTCAACAAGGGCAAGCCCGGACAGATGCTGAATGCCGCGCAGCGTTATTTCGCCCGCGACGCCAAACTGCTGGTGACGAGTTCCCCGGCTTTCGTGGAGCATTATTTCAAGCCGGTTTCCGGTCTTAATCTTCCCGTGCTGCTGCAGGAAAACAAGGTGCTGGCGCTTGACACCACCGTTGCCGCCACGCCGCAACCGCGCCCGCCCGCCCCGGGTGAGCCATGGAAAATCGGCTGGTTCGGCGCGCTTCGCTGCCGCAAATCGCTCGAAATCCTTGCCGAATTCGCGAAGCGCATGGATGGCAGGGTCGAAATCATCCTGCGCGGTCGGCCGGCCTATTCGGAATTTTCAGATTTCGACGGCTTCGTGGCTGCCGCTCCGCATGTGCATTTCCATGGGCCTTACAAGAACCCCGAAGACCTTGCCGCCATCTATAACGAGGTGCAGTTCACCTGGGCGATCGACTTTTTCGAGGAGGGCCAGAATTCCAGCTGGCTGCTGCCCAACCGGCTGTATGAGGGCTGCCTTTATGGCACCCTGCCGATTGCGCTTGCCGGCACGGAAACCGCCCGCTTCATCAACAGGCGCGATATCGGCTTTGTCCTGCAGAATGCCCGCCCGGAGGACCTCGCCGCCCTGTTCGGCCAGATGACGCCGCAAACTTACGCGGACGCCTTCGACACCCTCTCGGCAATAGACAGCAAACAATGGCTCACCGACCGCGACGATTGCCGTCAGCTGGTCCAGCACTTGTCCTCACTTGCAAAATCCGCCTCCGGCCATGCCCGTGAAGCGCAGTTTTCACCCGTGTAA
- a CDS encoding polysaccharide biosynthesis tyrosine autokinase: MHHKTFKSNIGFPESGKDSDTFIDLDRLWAAVVRRANVIAASVIAAVVLAGLYLVLATPVYTAMTQVLLDESLSRYAEEESPVPAAQIVDNRIASAVEILKSKEMALTVVDKAKLDENDIIVNPPMSPVELVKSSVRGVLDLVLPGDPPASEAAIRAGRREKAAAVLQQSLTVERVGRSSVIAISTRSTDRQLAAQIAKTYAQAYLTEQLNANFDASERASVWLQERMTDLNQRAQAAELAVQKFKSDNNIVSSRGELMSEGQLADLNGQLIAAQADAATASARYNQYKSIIDRGPDVAVDNAVVSARDTDNSVIQDLRKRYITISDRQQGIVQQFGADHPQAVALDAEKKEVSRQIYQELQQLTGSLKNEYDVANSRVQSLRDNIEGVAGRNSQANITMVQLRELEQRATALRTLYQSYLGRFEEASQKQSLPIAKARIISEAGLPTAPSSPKKTMTMALSVILGLMLGGGIAALLEFRDRFFHTGNDVRDNLRMRFLGYLPFIGERGVETAKPGTSAATPGGENATLDESGQVSFQKMLRLAVDSPRSSFAETLRNVKLTADVVIQERQCRVIGVISCLPNEGKSVVALNLAGLIASTGKRTLVVDADIRNPGLSRMLTTRQSAGLVEVVLDEVPWTQAVKVDTRTKMGILPVSTSNQFAHSSELLASSGMRKFIDQAREACDYIIVDLAPVVPVIDAKAFAPQVDGFVFVTEWGKTPIQMVQNLMANEPQIANKTLGIVLNKTDMTELQRYAGPGGSEHYHESFSAYYGDAKPPVKENA, from the coding sequence ATGCACCACAAGACCTTTAAATCCAACATCGGTTTTCCGGAGTCCGGCAAGGATTCCGACACGTTTATCGACCTCGACCGCCTGTGGGCCGCCGTGGTACGCCGTGCCAATGTCATTGCCGCTTCGGTCATCGCCGCCGTGGTTCTGGCCGGCCTTTATCTGGTGCTTGCGACCCCCGTTTACACCGCGATGACGCAGGTGCTGCTGGATGAAAGCCTTTCCCGTTATGCGGAAGAGGAATCGCCGGTGCCCGCCGCGCAGATCGTCGACAACCGCATCGCCAGCGCCGTGGAAATTTTGAAATCCAAGGAAATGGCGCTGACCGTGGTCGACAAGGCCAAGCTTGATGAGAACGACATCATCGTCAATCCGCCGATGTCGCCGGTCGAGCTCGTCAAATCCTCCGTGCGCGGCGTGCTTGATCTCGTCCTGCCCGGCGACCCACCCGCCTCCGAAGCCGCGATCCGCGCCGGACGCCGCGAAAAGGCGGCTGCCGTGCTGCAGCAGTCGCTGACAGTGGAACGCGTCGGCCGCAGCTCGGTCATTGCCATCTCCACCCGCTCGACCGACCGCCAGCTTGCCGCGCAGATCGCCAAGACCTATGCGCAGGCCTACCTCACAGAACAACTGAACGCCAATTTCGACGCCAGCGAACGCGCCTCGGTATGGCTGCAGGAGCGCATGACCGACCTTAACCAGCGCGCCCAGGCGGCGGAGCTTGCGGTGCAGAAATTCAAGTCGGACAACAACATCGTCTCCTCGCGCGGCGAGCTGATGTCGGAAGGCCAGCTTGCTGATCTGAACGGCCAGTTGATTGCCGCTCAGGCGGATGCCGCAACGGCCTCGGCCCGCTATAACCAGTACAAGTCGATTATCGACCGGGGACCTGACGTGGCTGTCGATAACGCCGTTGTTTCGGCACGCGACACCGACAATTCGGTCATTCAGGATCTTCGCAAGCGCTACATCACCATTTCTGACCGGCAGCAGGGCATCGTCCAGCAATTCGGCGCGGACCATCCGCAGGCCGTTGCGCTGGACGCCGAGAAGAAAGAGGTTTCGCGGCAGATCTATCAGGAACTGCAGCAGCTGACCGGCAGCCTGAAGAACGAATACGACGTTGCCAATTCCCGCGTGCAGTCGCTGCGCGACAATATCGAAGGCGTTGCGGGCCGCAACTCGCAGGCCAATATCACCATGGTGCAATTGCGCGAGCTCGAGCAGCGCGCAACCGCGCTGCGCACGCTTTACCAGTCCTATCTCGGCCGTTTCGAGGAAGCCTCGCAGAAGCAGTCGCTGCCGATCGCAAAGGCCCGCATCATCTCCGAAGCCGGTCTGCCGACCGCACCGTCCAGTCCGAAAAAGACCATGACCATGGCGCTTTCGGTCATTCTCGGCCTGATGCTGGGCGGCGGTATCGCAGCACTTCTCGAGTTCCGCGACCGGTTTTTCCACACCGGCAACGATGTGCGCGACAATCTGCGCATGCGTTTTCTGGGCTACCTGCCGTTTATCGGCGAAAGGGGCGTGGAAACAGCAAAACCGGGCACCAGCGCCGCCACCCCCGGCGGCGAAAATGCCACGCTTGATGAAAGCGGCCAGGTCTCGTTCCAGAAGATGCTGCGCCTTGCGGTCGACAGCCCGCGCTCCAGCTTTGCAGAGACCCTGCGCAACGTGAAACTGACGGCAGATGTCGTCATTCAGGAACGCCAGTGCCGGGTCATCGGTGTCATTTCCTGCCTGCCGAACGAAGGCAAGTCTGTCGTGGCGCTCAATCTGGCCGGGCTGATCGCCTCCACCGGCAAGCGCACGCTGGTGGTGGATGCCGATATCCGCAATCCCGGCCTCAGCCGCATGCTGACCACACGGCAATCCGCCGGTCTGGTGGAAGTCGTCCTCGACGAGGTTCCGTGGACACAGGCGGTGAAGGTGGATACGCGCACGAAAATGGGCATCCTGCCGGTTTCTACCAGCAACCAGTTCGCCCATTCCAGCGAATTGCTGGCTTCTTCCGGCATGCGCAAATTCATCGACCAGGCGCGTGAGGCCTGCGACTACATCATCGTCGACCTTGCACCCGTGGTCCCCGTCATCGACGCCAAGGCCTTTGCACCGCAGGTGGACGGTTTCGTTTTCGTCACCGAATGGGGCAAGACGCCGATCCAGATGGTGCAGAACCTGATGGCCAACGAACCGCAAATCGCCAACAAGACGCTGGGCATCGTGCTCAACAAGACCGACATGACGGAATTGCAGCGTTATGCCGGCCCGGGTGGCTCGGAACATTATCACGAGAGCTTCTCGGCCTATTACGGCGACGCAAAGCCGCCGGTAAAGGAAAATGCGTAA
- a CDS encoding 2-hydroxyacid dehydrogenase, with protein sequence MSSPIAFVSRMNAEAETVWKHALRAAMPQEEILSFSELTSEQRGAVDFAIVANPDPADIAALPGLTWIHSLWAGVERLVLELGNKAPPIVRLKDPELSRVMAEAVLAWTYYLQRDMPAYRDNQQKALWQELDYRHPREMTIGLLGLGALGTAAAERLSHAGFNVSGWSRSVKAIDGVETLTGDDGLQALLEKSDILVCLVPLTDATRGLLDAGRLAVMKDGAALINFARGAVIIAEDLIAALDSGRLSHAVLDVFEQEPLPASSAFWQHPKVTVLPHISAPTSRESSARIVAGNVRTWRETGSLPETVDMTRGY encoded by the coding sequence ATGTCATCACCCATCGCCTTTGTTTCGCGGATGAATGCGGAAGCGGAAACCGTCTGGAAGCACGCACTTCGTGCCGCCATGCCGCAGGAGGAAATCCTCTCCTTTTCCGAATTGACCAGCGAACAGAGAGGGGCCGTGGATTTCGCCATCGTCGCCAATCCCGATCCGGCCGACATTGCCGCATTGCCGGGCCTGACATGGATTCACAGCCTGTGGGCGGGCGTTGAGCGGCTGGTGCTGGAACTGGGCAACAAGGCGCCACCCATCGTCCGGCTGAAGGATCCGGAGCTTTCGCGCGTCATGGCCGAAGCCGTGCTGGCTTGGACCTATTATCTGCAACGCGACATGCCGGCCTATCGCGACAACCAGCAGAAGGCGCTCTGGCAGGAATTAGACTATCGCCATCCGCGCGAGATGACCATCGGCCTTCTCGGCCTCGGCGCGCTTGGCACCGCTGCGGCGGAACGCCTAAGCCACGCCGGCTTCAACGTTTCAGGCTGGAGCCGTTCGGTCAAGGCGATCGACGGCGTGGAAACGCTGACCGGCGATGACGGGCTGCAGGCACTGCTGGAAAAAAGCGACATCCTCGTCTGCCTCGTGCCGCTCACCGATGCCACACGCGGCCTTCTCGATGCCGGCCGTCTTGCCGTGATGAAAGACGGCGCAGCGCTCATCAACTTCGCCCGGGGTGCAGTCATCATTGCCGAAGACCTGATTGCGGCGCTCGATTCCGGCAGGCTTTCACATGCCGTGCTCGATGTTTTCGAGCAGGAACCATTGCCCGCCTCTTCCGCCTTCTGGCAGCACCCGAAAGTCACCGTCCTGCCGCACATTTCCGCGCCGACAAGCCGCGAAAGTTCAGCCCGGATCGTTGCCGGCAATGTTCGCACATGGCGCGAAACAGGTTCGCTGCCGGAAACGGTGGATATGACGCGTGGTTACTGA
- a CDS encoding UTP--glucose-1-phosphate uridylyltransferase gives MDLNKTVRKAVIPVAGNGTRFLPATKAMPKEMLTIVDRPVVQYAVDEAMQAGIEHIIFVTSRNKTAIEDYFDSAPELINTLTRSGKTVQVLQLEKMLPVAGTVSYTRQQVPLGLGHAVWCARELVGKEPFALLLPDMVSYGARGCIAGLMELYDEVGGNILGVEECLPEEVSSYGVVGVGQKVNHGFAVTEMVEKPEPSKAPSNYYLNGRYILQPEIFDILAKQERGAGNEIQLTDGMKRLAEKQAFHAQKYGGRTFDCGSKQGFIAANVAFSLMRADMEAQVLASVKELVANHESRVRAA, from the coding sequence ATGGACCTGAACAAAACTGTCAGAAAAGCCGTCATTCCCGTAGCTGGCAACGGCACACGGTTTTTGCCCGCCACCAAGGCGATGCCAAAGGAAATGTTGACGATCGTCGACCGGCCGGTCGTGCAATATGCTGTCGACGAGGCCATGCAGGCCGGCATCGAGCATATTATTTTTGTGACCAGCCGCAACAAGACCGCCATCGAAGACTATTTCGACAGCGCGCCGGAGCTCATCAATACGCTCACCCGCTCCGGCAAGACCGTTCAGGTATTGCAGCTGGAAAAGATGCTGCCGGTTGCCGGCACGGTGAGCTATACGCGCCAGCAGGTGCCCCTCGGTCTCGGCCACGCCGTCTGGTGCGCGCGTGAACTGGTGGGCAAGGAGCCTTTCGCCCTGCTTCTGCCTGACATGGTGTCCTACGGCGCACGCGGCTGCATCGCTGGCCTGATGGAACTTTATGACGAAGTCGGCGGCAATATTCTCGGCGTCGAGGAATGCCTGCCGGAAGAAGTGTCGTCCTATGGTGTCGTTGGCGTCGGCCAGAAGGTCAATCACGGCTTCGCCGTCACCGAAATGGTCGAAAAGCCGGAACCATCCAAGGCGCCTTCAAATTATTACCTGAATGGCCGTTATATTCTGCAGCCGGAAATCTTCGATATTCTTGCGAAGCAGGAACGCGGTGCGGGCAATGAAATCCAGCTGACCGACGGCATGAAGCGGCTTGCCGAAAAGCAGGCTTTCCATGCGCAGAAATATGGTGGTCGCACCTTTGACTGCGGCAGCAAGCAGGGCTTCATCGCCGCCAATGTCGCTTTCTCGCTTATGCGCGCCGACATGGAGGCGCAGGTTCTCGCTTCCGTGAAGGAACTGGTGGCAAACCACGAAAGCCGCGTTCGGGCGGCCTGA
- a CDS encoding family 16 glycosylhydrolase: MTTFVTRVQTRILLAAALSATALAAPLHAQEGNGTSFIENFDQMDRSFWYVSDGWNNGAHQNCTWSKKLATVENGQLTLGFEEAKAGERNFACGEIQTKGRYRYGTYEARMKAATGSGLNSAFFTYIGPTDKKPHDEIDFEVLGRNTGQVQLNQYISAKGGNEKLVPVEGGADAGFNDYAFVWEPQRLRYYVNGKLVHEVTDETKIPQNAQKIFFSLWGTDTLKDWMGKFSYSGATQMVVDRFAFTALGDKCQFPESIACALN, translated from the coding sequence ATGACAACATTTGTCACCCGCGTTCAGACACGCATTCTTCTCGCCGCAGCCCTCTCGGCCACGGCTTTGGCAGCACCGCTTCATGCACAGGAAGGCAACGGCACGTCCTTCATCGAGAACTTCGACCAGATGGACAGAAGCTTCTGGTATGTCTCCGATGGCTGGAACAACGGCGCGCATCAGAACTGCACCTGGTCGAAGAAGCTGGCGACGGTGGAAAACGGCCAGCTCACGCTTGGTTTCGAGGAAGCCAAGGCCGGGGAGCGCAATTTCGCCTGCGGTGAAATCCAGACCAAGGGCCGTTATCGCTATGGCACCTATGAGGCACGCATGAAGGCTGCCACCGGCTCCGGGCTGAACTCCGCCTTCTTCACCTATATCGGCCCGACCGATAAAAAGCCGCATGATGAAATCGACTTCGAGGTGCTGGGCAGGAATACGGGCCAGGTACAGCTGAACCAGTATATTTCCGCCAAGGGCGGCAATGAGAAGCTGGTGCCGGTGGAAGGCGGAGCCGATGCCGGTTTCAATGATTACGCCTTCGTCTGGGAGCCGCAGCGCCTGCGTTATTACGTCAACGGCAAGCTCGTCCATGAAGTGACCGACGAGACGAAAATCCCGCAAAACGCCCAGAAGATTTTCTTCAGCCTGTGGGGCACCGACACGCTGAAGGACTGGATGGGCAAATTTTCCTACTCCGGCGCGACGCAGATGGTCGTTGATCGTTTTGCCTTCACCGCGCTCGGCGACAAATGCCAGTTTCCAGAGTCCATCGCCTGCGCCCTTAACTAA
- a CDS encoding glycosyltransferase — MTDNTVTRPDDSKTVDIGICTYRRPALVATLLSLFELDVPEGVTVRLIVADNDEEPSARASVDRLRETAPFEITYVHCPKSNISIARNACLSECKADYLAFIDDDETAPPHWLAALLEKADETGAETVLGPVTAVYRENAPGWMKRGDFHSTVPVWVNGEIITGYTCNTLLKMDAPSVKGRRFALALGQSGGEDTHFFSHLHAAGGRIVFAEDAMLSEPVPENRASFMWLAKRRFRSGQTHGRVLAEKKPGARRVVQVLKAGSKVVYCAAFAALNSFNAVRRNRYALRGALHMGSVSGAFGVREIRQYGAVEAT, encoded by the coding sequence ATGACCGACAACACCGTCACCCGCCCAGATGATTCGAAAACCGTCGATATCGGCATCTGCACCTACAGACGCCCGGCACTCGTCGCCACACTTCTGTCACTCTTCGAGCTCGACGTGCCGGAAGGCGTGACAGTTCGGCTGATTGTCGCGGATAATGATGAGGAGCCGAGTGCCAGGGCAAGCGTCGATCGGCTGCGCGAAACTGCCCCCTTCGAGATCACCTATGTGCATTGCCCGAAATCGAATATTTCGATTGCCCGCAATGCCTGCCTGTCGGAATGCAAGGCGGATTATCTGGCCTTTATCGACGATGACGAAACCGCCCCGCCGCATTGGCTGGCCGCCCTTCTGGAAAAGGCCGATGAAACCGGTGCGGAAACCGTTCTCGGCCCGGTGACGGCCGTCTACCGCGAAAACGCGCCGGGCTGGATGAAACGCGGTGATTTCCACTCCACGGTTCCGGTCTGGGTGAACGGCGAGATCATCACCGGTTATACCTGCAACACGCTGCTTAAGATGGATGCGCCCTCGGTGAAAGGCCGGCGCTTCGCGCTGGCGCTCGGCCAGAGCGGTGGCGAAGACACCCATTTCTTCTCGCATCTTCACGCCGCCGGCGGCCGTATCGTCTTTGCGGAAGATGCCATGCTGTCGGAGCCGGTGCCGGAAAATCGCGCAAGTTTCATGTGGCTTGCCAAACGCCGCTTCCGCTCCGGCCAGACCCATGGCCGGGTGCTGGCTGAAAAGAAACCCGGTGCACGCCGTGTGGTTCAGGTGCTGAAGGCAGGTTCGAAAGTGGTCTATTGCGCCGCCTTCGCCGCATTGAACAGCTTTAACGCCGTTCGCCGCAACCGCTATGCGCTGCGCGGCGCGCTGCATATGGGCTCTGTGAGCGGCGCCTTCGGCGTGCGTGAAATCCGCCAATATGGCGCGGTGGAGGCGACCTGA